In Parasegetibacter sp. NRK P23, a single genomic region encodes these proteins:
- a CDS encoding SusC/RagA family TonB-linked outer membrane protein, which produces MIKNILVVWCTCCMILSATAQQSRAITGKVSDLETGSPLSGVTLVLKSSGKQFISASNGSFAFSTSSLPDTLLVSYTSYQSHSVALTSETVLPLQLTLQRVYAELEEVVVNTGYQVIEKERATGSFTRIGNELYNEQIGTNVIDRLKYITNGATVVASERVGTYAQNQMVIRGFSTRNFEIAKPLIIVDNFPYEGDIDNINPNDVENLTILKDAAAASIWGAKASNGVIVITTKKGKFNEKIKVDFNFNSSITEKPDLFQIPSISPAELVEFEKFLFSKQYRWADVTNSRRPGFSPVYETLFKMRDGLLSEAEGEAILEEMKQHDVRNDFMDNMYRTAINNQYALTARGGSNSMSWSLGIGYDENTGGRYEKFKRYTVRLNNTWQLSPRLLVAADVSYAQRSGTFPRPSFGSIKPVGTGLPIYTRFSDDDGNPLPLYQEFRESYIDTLGGGKLLDWKYYPLEEYNHIKQSNGVHDINAMVNVNYKIINGLQVDLKFRHQKQVSETNYLYGAESFFTRDLINKYSSLNRSTGQVTYRIPKGAILDRGIESMVARDVRFQLNFNKTLGRSQITAISGAQVSENKTSGNSYRTYGLDEDILTFNAVDYANRYPNFVTGAQIFIPQNANISERNTRFVSLYGNMAYTYNKRYTLSASARRDAANLFGLATNNKWKPFWSVGGGWNIAQEDFYNIDWLSGLSLRGTYGFSGNVDPSMVATTTLTYSGVSLFTQTPYTNIQNFYNPQLTWEKTGMTNMGIDFKLKNERVSGTLEIYWKRVTDMYGTQVIDVTTGLGKSTIPKNIGSMQGRGIDVEIMTVNTDKAIRWSSVFIFNTYKDRITSVNQTNPADLDRAVRGYGYTAVKDFPMFGYYAYKWGGLDPQNGNPIGYLKGEKSTNYAGINGAAATFGDVVYVGPSAPTLFGSVGNNISWKQLSLSVRFTYKLGYFFKRETINFSSLVTGLTGHSDYSLRWQKPGDELHTTVPSMVYPRDANREDFHTNAEIMAEKGGNVRCQYISLSYALNKKQFYKLPFQTMQLFANTSNLGLIWAANNKHLDPDFPNGRQPRSIAIGVRTGF; this is translated from the coding sequence ATGATAAAAAATATACTGGTGGTATGGTGCACCTGCTGCATGATCCTCTCCGCCACCGCACAGCAATCCCGGGCAATAACCGGCAAGGTATCGGACCTTGAAACCGGTAGCCCGCTTTCCGGCGTTACACTGGTACTTAAAAGTTCCGGTAAACAATTTATTTCCGCGTCTAATGGCAGTTTTGCTTTTTCAACTTCATCTTTACCCGATACCTTACTTGTTTCCTATACCAGCTATCAGTCGCACTCGGTGGCGTTAACCAGTGAAACGGTATTGCCCTTACAGCTCACGCTGCAAAGGGTTTATGCTGAGTTGGAAGAAGTGGTGGTGAACACAGGTTACCAGGTAATAGAAAAAGAAAGGGCCACGGGATCATTTACCCGCATTGGAAACGAATTGTACAATGAGCAGATCGGCACCAACGTGATAGATCGCCTGAAATACATTACCAACGGCGCTACGGTGGTAGCCTCGGAAAGGGTGGGCACTTACGCGCAGAATCAAATGGTGATCAGGGGATTCAGCACCAGAAACTTCGAGATCGCTAAACCCCTCATCATTGTAGACAATTTCCCGTATGAAGGGGATATTGACAACATCAATCCCAATGATGTGGAAAACCTCACCATCCTCAAAGATGCGGCTGCTGCTTCTATATGGGGTGCCAAAGCTTCAAATGGCGTTATCGTCATCACCACGAAAAAAGGAAAGTTCAATGAGAAGATAAAGGTTGATTTCAACTTCAATTCTTCGATTACCGAAAAGCCTGATCTTTTCCAGATTCCTTCCATAAGCCCGGCAGAACTCGTTGAATTTGAAAAGTTCCTTTTCAGCAAGCAATACAGGTGGGCGGATGTAACCAATTCGCGCCGTCCCGGGTTCTCTCCGGTATATGAAACCCTGTTCAAAATGCGGGACGGGCTCCTTTCCGAGGCGGAAGGAGAAGCAATACTGGAAGAAATGAAGCAGCACGATGTGCGGAATGATTTTATGGACAATATGTACCGGACGGCCATCAACAACCAATATGCCCTCACGGCAAGGGGCGGCAGCAATAGCATGTCCTGGTCATTAGGTATCGGTTATGACGAAAATACAGGAGGTCGTTACGAAAAATTCAAGCGCTATACTGTCCGGCTGAACAATACCTGGCAACTTTCGCCCAGGCTGTTGGTTGCCGCTGATGTTTCTTACGCGCAACGATCCGGAACATTTCCGAGACCATCCTTCGGTTCCATTAAACCTGTAGGAACAGGGTTGCCAATTTATACACGCTTTTCTGATGATGACGGCAACCCACTTCCATTGTACCAGGAATTCAGGGAAAGTTATATAGACACGCTTGGCGGGGGAAAACTTTTAGACTGGAAATATTATCCTCTTGAAGAGTATAACCATATTAAGCAATCAAATGGCGTGCACGACATCAACGCAATGGTAAACGTCAATTACAAGATCATCAACGGCCTACAGGTTGACCTTAAATTCAGGCACCAGAAACAGGTTTCCGAAACCAATTACCTGTACGGTGCAGAAAGTTTTTTCACCAGAGACCTTATCAACAAGTACTCATCACTTAATCGATCTACGGGCCAGGTTACCTACCGGATACCAAAGGGAGCAATACTTGACAGGGGTATAGAAAGCATGGTGGCCCGGGATGTCCGCTTTCAACTAAACTTTAATAAAACGTTGGGGCGCTCTCAAATTACAGCCATTTCCGGGGCGCAAGTGAGCGAAAATAAAACTTCTGGCAATAGCTACCGAACCTACGGACTTGATGAAGATATCCTGACCTTTAATGCAGTGGATTACGCCAACAGGTATCCAAATTTTGTTACGGGCGCGCAAATATTTATTCCGCAAAACGCAAATATCTCCGAACGAAATACGCGGTTTGTATCCCTTTATGGCAACATGGCCTATACCTACAATAAGCGTTACACCCTTTCCGCCAGCGCAAGAAGAGACGCTGCCAATCTTTTCGGACTGGCTACCAACAATAAATGGAAACCATTTTGGTCGGTGGGCGGCGGCTGGAACATCGCACAGGAAGACTTCTACAACATTGATTGGCTATCCGGGTTGTCTCTGCGCGGCACTTATGGATTCAGTGGTAACGTTGATCCCTCTATGGTGGCTACCACAACGCTAACCTATTCCGGAGTATCTCTCTTTACACAAACGCCCTACACGAATATTCAGAACTTTTACAACCCGCAACTTACCTGGGAAAAAACCGGCATGACCAATATGGGCATTGATTTTAAATTAAAAAATGAACGTGTTTCCGGAACGCTTGAAATATACTGGAAAAGGGTTACGGATATGTATGGTACACAAGTAATAGATGTTACAACCGGATTGGGGAAATCAACCATCCCTAAAAACATTGGCAGTATGCAAGGAAGGGGAATAGATGTAGAAATAATGACCGTCAATACAGACAAAGCCATAAGATGGTCATCAGTATTCATTTTTAACACCTACAAGGACCGTATTACGAGTGTAAACCAAACCAATCCCGCAGACCTCGACAGGGCGGTAAGAGGTTATGGGTATACGGCAGTGAAGGACTTCCCCATGTTCGGGTATTACGCGTATAAGTGGGGAGGGCTTGATCCCCAGAACGGAAACCCGATCGGCTACCTCAAAGGAGAAAAGAGTACCAATTACGCAGGCATCAACGGAGCTGCGGCTACTTTTGGAGATGTTGTGTATGTGGGGCCTTCCGCTCCTACATTGTTTGGTTCTGTTGGAAACAATATTTCATGGAAACAATTATCTCTTTCGGTGCGATTTACTTATAAACTGGGCTATTTTTTCAAACGCGAAACCATCAACTTTTCAAGTCTGGTTACAGGCCTCACGGGCCACTCCGATTATTCACTGCGCTGGCAAAAGCCAGGAGATGAACTGCATACCACCGTGCCTTCAATGGTTTATCCCCGTGATGCAAACCGTGAAGACTTTCATACCAACGCGGAAATAATGGCCGAAAAAGGTGGCAATGTCAGGTGTCAATATATCTCGCTGAGCTATGCGCTCAATAAAAAGCAATTCTATAAGCTACCCTTCCAGACCATGCAGCTTTTTGCTAACACCAGCAATCTCGGCCTGATCTGGGCAGCCAACAATAAACACCTGGACCCGGACTTTCCGAATGGTCGTCAGCCACGATCTATTGCAATTGGGGTCAGAACCGGTTTTTAA
- a CDS encoding YhcG family protein — translation MNKMSNKPQININDSDYSEILHQAISQIKTARILIAKQVNSAANSVYWNLGKLLFEKQLEEGYGSGVVKQLSIDLKNEFPDMGLSPRNLWNMKRFYERYYQADTKLLQAVAVLPWGHNLLLLDKVQSLSAVEFYANEAIAKGWSRDLLLNAIKMDSYSRVQSELKTNNFSNTLPEINAGYANEVFKSSYNLGFLGITEPMKELELENRLMAKIRAFVLELGKGFSFIGNQYRLEYNHKEYFVDMLFFHRGLQSLVAIELKIGSFKAEYVGKMNLYLSLLDKLEKGEKENPSIGIILCADKDHLDVEIALQDINKPIGVAEYQLLLPKEELQTLVLNEIKLEYGSDGLDDGRGSSTY, via the coding sequence ATGAATAAAATGAGTAACAAGCCTCAAATAAATATAAACGATTCGGATTACAGCGAAATCCTACATCAGGCGATCAGTCAAATCAAGACCGCACGAATCCTGATCGCAAAGCAGGTAAACTCTGCCGCAAATTCCGTGTATTGGAATTTAGGGAAATTACTCTTTGAAAAGCAATTGGAAGAAGGTTATGGCAGTGGCGTTGTTAAGCAATTATCCATTGATCTCAAAAATGAATTTCCCGATATGGGCTTGTCGCCCCGAAATTTATGGAACATGAAACGCTTTTATGAGCGTTATTATCAAGCAGATACAAAACTGCTACAGGCTGTGGCAGTTTTGCCGTGGGGGCATAATTTGTTGTTATTAGATAAAGTACAATCTCTTTCTGCTGTCGAGTTTTATGCGAATGAGGCAATTGCGAAAGGGTGGTCGAGAGATTTGTTGCTGAACGCCATTAAGATGGACAGTTACAGCCGTGTACAAAGTGAATTAAAAACCAATAATTTCAGCAATACCCTACCTGAAATAAATGCCGGGTATGCCAACGAAGTGTTTAAAAGTTCTTACAATTTGGGTTTTCTTGGTATTACAGAACCCATGAAAGAATTGGAATTGGAAAACAGGTTGATGGCCAAAATAAGGGCTTTTGTACTGGAACTAGGGAAAGGCTTTTCGTTTATAGGTAACCAGTACCGCCTGGAATACAACCACAAAGAGTACTTCGTAGATATGCTTTTCTTCCATAGAGGGTTACAGTCTTTGGTAGCCATTGAATTAAAGATTGGAAGTTTTAAAGCGGAATATGTAGGAAAAATGAACCTATACCTTTCTCTACTGGACAAATTAGAAAAAGGCGAAAAAGAAAATCCATCTATCGGCATTATTCTCTGCGCCGACAAAGACCATCTGGATGTAGAGATCGCCCTTCAAGATATCAACAAACCCATTGGTGTAGCCGAATACCAGCTATTATTGCCCAAAGAGGAACTGCAAACTTTGGTGTTGAACGAAATAAAGTTAGAATACGGTTCTGATGGATTGGATGATGGTAGGGGTTCATCTACTTATTGA
- a CDS encoding YDG/SRA domain-containing protein produces MAKYTFGEIQGIREGDYFENRQALRAAGIHLATQAGIDGNKQVGASSIILNGGYVDDYDNGNEVLYTGHGGNDPNSKRQTSNQSWEARGNKALIVSEMHGLPVRVTRGAEHKSPYSPKKGYKYGGLFTVIDHFEEVGKDGFLICRYRLVKQPAENNTQLEDEQGAYNTVVEPAKRVPATVLRIVRDTKISRFIKEMYEYKCQVCDTRIDVLGVGYAEAAHIKPLGSPHNGSDSGDNVICLCPNHHVMLDKGAFSFDDDFNCIGIPGKLVVKDAHKILPANLSYHRECIFINK; encoded by the coding sequence ATGGCAAAATATACATTCGGGGAAATTCAGGGAATTCGGGAGGGGGATTACTTTGAAAACAGGCAAGCGCTGCGCGCTGCGGGAATTCACTTGGCCACACAAGCGGGCATAGATGGAAATAAACAGGTAGGTGCCTCCTCTATTATTTTGAACGGTGGCTACGTGGATGATTACGACAATGGCAACGAGGTTTTATATACGGGCCACGGCGGGAACGATCCAAATTCTAAACGACAAACCTCTAACCAAAGTTGGGAAGCACGGGGCAACAAGGCACTTATTGTGAGTGAAATGCACGGATTACCTGTTCGCGTTACCCGTGGGGCGGAACATAAATCACCATACAGTCCAAAAAAAGGATACAAATATGGGGGGCTGTTTACTGTTATAGATCATTTTGAAGAAGTGGGAAAAGACGGCTTCCTTATTTGCAGGTACCGGTTGGTGAAACAACCTGCCGAAAACAATACGCAATTAGAAGACGAGCAGGGTGCATATAATACCGTAGTTGAACCAGCAAAGCGCGTTCCTGCTACCGTTCTTCGAATTGTACGCGATACAAAAATTTCGCGGTTCATTAAAGAAATGTACGAATATAAATGCCAGGTATGCGATACAAGAATTGACGTGCTTGGTGTTGGGTATGCAGAGGCAGCACATATTAAGCCCCTGGGAAGTCCACACAATGGCTCCGATAGCGGAGATAATGTTATTTGTTTGTGCCCAAATCATCATGTGATGTTAGACAAGGGCGCGTTTAGCTTTGACGACGATTTTAATTGTATAGGCATACCCGGGAAACTGGTTGTAAAGGATGCGCATAAAATTCTTCCCGCTAACCTCAGTTATCATAGGGAATGCATCTTCATCAATAAGTAG
- a CDS encoding redoxin domain-containing protein → MKKALIGVVAMLCLWSKGQGQEIKALGVGDKVPDMAFRILNNGEIGDPEAITLSQYRGKLVILDFWGRYCSPCIKALPAIDSLQKVFKDQVKVITIADFKNTDEVAKAWQKFPALKNIRLPVAIRQPEHAAAFPHKIISHVVWIGGNGKVKAITGTERITARNIEEMLSKETVSWPVKKDVPGFDASLPLLSLSGDHLEKPAFLFYSTLTGRLKGISPPNGTLRQPESPYCTTGFFNLSLLHLCQLAMNGGILLNKEDFELNVSDSSRFIKPAETLNEEWTEAHTYCYSLLLPAHYTKEQIAAFVSTDLLRWLQVLGIKVESSSKKGKKYLITTI, encoded by the coding sequence ATGAAAAAAGCGCTTATTGGCGTAGTGGCCATGCTATGCCTGTGGAGTAAAGGACAGGGCCAGGAAATAAAAGCTTTGGGCGTGGGAGATAAGGTTCCTGATATGGCATTCAGGATTTTGAACAATGGCGAAATTGGCGATCCGGAAGCAATCACCCTTTCGCAATACCGCGGCAAACTGGTGATCCTTGATTTCTGGGGCCGGTATTGTTCTCCGTGTATAAAGGCACTTCCGGCGATCGACAGCCTTCAAAAGGTTTTTAAAGACCAGGTGAAAGTAATTACCATCGCTGATTTTAAGAACACCGACGAAGTAGCGAAGGCCTGGCAGAAATTCCCCGCTTTAAAAAACATCCGCTTGCCCGTGGCCATCAGGCAGCCGGAACACGCAGCAGCCTTTCCGCACAAAATCATCTCTCATGTGGTCTGGATTGGTGGAAATGGAAAAGTAAAGGCCATAACAGGAACGGAGCGTATTACCGCCAGGAATATTGAGGAGATGCTTTCAAAAGAAACCGTAAGCTGGCCGGTAAAAAAAGACGTCCCTGGTTTTGATGCTTCGCTTCCTTTGCTGAGCCTTTCCGGTGATCACCTGGAAAAACCCGCTTTTCTATTTTATTCCACTTTAACAGGACGCCTGAAGGGCATCTCTCCTCCGAACGGGACACTTCGCCAGCCTGAAAGTCCTTATTGCACCACCGGTTTCTTCAACCTTTCGCTGCTTCATTTATGTCAACTGGCCATGAATGGCGGCATTCTGCTGAACAAAGAAGACTTCGAACTGAATGTTTCAGATTCTTCGCGCTTTATTAAACCCGCAGAAACGCTCAATGAAGAATGGACGGAAGCGCATACCTACTGTTATTCACTTTTGCTTCCCGCGCACTATACCAAAGAACAGATCGCGGCATTTGTAAGTACCGACCTGTTGCGCTGGCTGCAGGTGTTGGGTATTAAAGTGGAATCTTCTTCAAAAAAGGGTAAAAAATACCTGATTACAACCATTTAA
- a CDS encoding helix-turn-helix transcriptional regulator, protein MDRKNYNRIKAAMAEKRVSQKYLAEKLGVTVGTVSTWCRNFKQPEVPTLFQIADVLNVEAASLLTAKQNLESL, encoded by the coding sequence ATGGATAGAAAAAATTACAACCGCATAAAAGCCGCGATGGCGGAGAAACGCGTTTCACAAAAATACCTGGCGGAAAAGCTGGGTGTTACCGTGGGCACCGTTTCCACCTGGTGCCGCAACTTCAAACAACCCGAGGTACCCACCCTTTTCCAGATCGCTGATGTGCTGAACGTGGAAGCCGCATCCCTGCTCACTGCCAAACAAAACCTGGAAAGTTTGTAA
- a CDS encoding PepSY domain-containing protein, whose product MLKKIAARLHLWLGLTAGLVVLISLLAAAVFVWEEELTEWYHHEKLFVKEVKAARLPFHQLLQNARGASIDSSITFVRMENDPHRTIAFGNYKAATKKGWTYASSADDYSLIYVNPYTGEVQGKRDLRHDWIFGTRMLHQCLLLNYDVGHYIVGFATLIILIMVVTGIVLWWPKNKAAFKQRIWFRWKPSTKWRRKNYDVHNIGGIYSFLLITLFSLTGLVWTFDWWEDTVYRMLGNNPKEVFRRAPPPAVAVAEDATGAFDVALDDINKRLPHWLSINLSVPVAPYKAPINAFVRYVSGKSGWDESDNYNYHPVTGEMYFATTHDEKTLGAKWRNSNYAIHVGSIYGWPTKVLATFIALFCASLPVTGFYIWRGRRKKGRG is encoded by the coding sequence ATGTTAAAAAAAATAGCAGCCAGATTACACCTATGGCTCGGCTTAACGGCCGGGCTTGTGGTTTTGATCAGCTTACTCGCCGCCGCTGTATTTGTTTGGGAAGAAGAATTGACGGAATGGTACCACCATGAGAAACTTTTCGTAAAAGAAGTGAAGGCCGCCCGCCTTCCTTTTCACCAGCTCTTACAAAACGCCCGCGGCGCCTCCATCGACAGCTCGATAACTTTCGTACGCATGGAGAACGACCCGCACCGCACCATCGCCTTCGGCAACTACAAAGCCGCCACCAAAAAAGGCTGGACCTACGCTTCCAGCGCCGATGATTACAGTCTGATTTATGTGAACCCTTATACCGGTGAAGTGCAGGGTAAAAGGGACCTCCGCCACGATTGGATATTCGGTACCCGCATGTTGCACCAGTGCCTGCTGCTCAACTACGATGTGGGCCATTATATTGTGGGCTTCGCCACGCTCATCATCCTTATTATGGTGGTTACGGGTATTGTATTGTGGTGGCCCAAAAACAAAGCGGCGTTCAAACAAAGGATCTGGTTCCGCTGGAAACCGTCCACCAAATGGCGGCGCAAGAACTACGATGTCCACAACATCGGCGGCATCTATTCTTTTTTGCTCATCACCCTCTTCTCCCTCACCGGATTGGTATGGACCTTCGACTGGTGGGAAGATACGGTGTACCGTATGTTGGGCAACAATCCAAAGGAAGTGTTCCGCAGGGCACCGCCTCCGGCGGTGGCGGTAGCTGAAGATGCTACCGGCGCATTCGATGTGGCGCTGGATGATATTAATAAGCGGTTGCCACATTGGTTATCGATCAACCTGAGTGTACCGGTGGCGCCGTATAAAGCGCCAATCAATGCTTTTGTAAGGTACGTGTCGGGGAAATCGGGATGGGATGAATCGGATAATTACAACTATCACCCGGTTACAGGGGAAATGTATTTCGCCACCACGCACGATGAGAAAACACTGGGGGCCAAATGGCGGAACAGCAATTATGCGATACACGTGGGCAGTATTTATGGATGGCCCACGAAGGTGCTTGCCACTTTTATAGCGTTGTTTTGCGCGTCGTTGCCGGTAACGGGGTTTTATATTTGGCGGGGGAGGAGGAAGAAGGGGAGGGGGTAA
- a CDS encoding TonB-dependent siderophore receptor: MKHCILLLAMLLPFFGFSQSETGAVKGTITTPNGESAEKITVQFKGAGKSVALNASGTFEITAVKPGAYKLVVTSVNTETVELPVTVAAGVTTEVPAIQLKESRQQLQTVEVTGRKDNSYKNDRSFSATKIEMAVKDVPQSVSTVTKELMQDQQAFRASDVIKNVSGVNQFSGYDDFTLRGFRSSTQLLNGLRTVVGFWNQPLLVNIERLEVIKGPAAALFGKTDPGGTINRVTKKPLDVDRKVFAFTVGSFQTYRSTVDLTGPLNEEKTLLYRLNIGYENSETFKTNQGTENFIVSPSLSFAPNDKTRVNLDLVYGLTNGKLYRGQPIFGATAGTDLHSTPISFTIGRANDYIKEKTFSANVSLSHQFSSNFSFNFSYLKYQWNENLMEHRTGNGYAMDSSGAQQPTLMEMMTIKRLSKNINDNVTAYFVHRFQTGAFQHQLLVGYDFNQYSVPVGGSQETARGYRLKNGSVANTYNKARKNDYILDANGNPVPNVPHFSLVNPDYSIANTSGYITTSVATAPARNESSGIYIQDNIKFGKLALLLGLRKEFYSDKFNFNKPQEENIKQESLIPRLGLVYNLTKQINLYGLFVQGFMPQNTATMANPNAGGPFDPLVSRMYEAGAKGDFLHGRLSATLALYHLEQNNVLVSANSASNPDLLEQRGQERGRGVEVDVNGRITDNLFLSANYTYSKTIISKAADKTLEGRLKENAPLQQGGAWLKYNINSGELKGIGIAAGGNFVTKRRTFSDILELPAYAVMDAAVYYKFDKVQLSVNLNNVLNKTYWSGGYDYNRLFPGAPRNFLATIYYTL; this comes from the coding sequence ATGAAGCATTGTATACTACTGCTCGCCATGCTGTTGCCTTTCTTCGGCTTTAGCCAGTCTGAAACAGGCGCAGTAAAAGGAACCATTACTACCCCCAACGGCGAAAGCGCTGAAAAGATTACCGTGCAATTTAAAGGCGCGGGCAAATCGGTGGCGCTCAATGCATCCGGAACGTTTGAAATAACTGCTGTTAAGCCAGGTGCTTATAAACTCGTGGTCACTTCCGTGAATACGGAAACCGTTGAATTGCCGGTAACCGTTGCCGCAGGCGTAACAACAGAGGTACCCGCCATTCAATTGAAGGAAAGCCGCCAACAACTGCAAACCGTGGAAGTAACCGGCAGAAAAGACAATTCCTATAAAAACGACCGTTCCTTCTCCGCCACCAAAATTGAAATGGCGGTGAAAGATGTACCCCAGTCTGTTTCTACCGTTACCAAAGAACTGATGCAGGACCAGCAGGCTTTCCGCGCCAGCGATGTGATCAAGAACGTGAGTGGTGTGAACCAGTTCTCCGGCTACGACGATTTTACGCTCCGCGGCTTCCGCAGCAGCACCCAGTTGCTGAACGGCCTTCGCACCGTGGTGGGCTTCTGGAACCAGCCCCTGCTCGTGAACATTGAAAGGCTGGAAGTGATCAAAGGGCCCGCGGCCGCGCTTTTCGGTAAAACCGATCCCGGCGGTACCATCAACAGGGTCACTAAAAAACCACTGGACGTTGACCGCAAAGTGTTCGCGTTTACCGTAGGCAGCTTCCAGACCTACCGCAGTACCGTTGACCTTACCGGTCCGCTGAACGAAGAAAAAACCCTGCTGTACCGACTGAATATAGGCTATGAAAACAGTGAAACCTTCAAAACCAACCAGGGCACCGAAAACTTTATCGTGAGTCCTTCCCTCTCCTTCGCGCCCAACGATAAAACCCGGGTAAACCTCGACCTGGTTTATGGGCTCACGAATGGCAAGCTGTACCGCGGGCAACCTATATTCGGGGCCACCGCGGGAACCGATCTGCATTCCACGCCCATCTCATTCACTATCGGCCGCGCCAATGATTATATTAAAGAGAAAACCTTCTCGGCCAACGTTTCCCTCTCCCACCAGTTCTCTTCCAATTTCTCCTTCAACTTCTCCTACCTCAAATACCAATGGAACGAGAACCTGATGGAGCATCGTACCGGTAACGGTTATGCGATGGACAGCTCGGGTGCCCAACAGCCCACGCTCATGGAAATGATGACCATCAAAAGGCTCTCCAAAAACATCAACGATAACGTTACGGCTTATTTTGTGCACCGCTTCCAAACCGGCGCTTTCCAGCACCAACTGCTGGTGGGTTACGACTTTAACCAATACTCCGTTCCCGTTGGTGGCTCCCAGGAAACGGCCCGCGGTTACCGCCTCAAAAACGGATCGGTGGCCAATACCTACAACAAAGCCCGTAAGAACGACTACATCCTTGATGCTAACGGCAACCCCGTGCCTAACGTGCCGCACTTCAGCCTGGTAAACCCCGATTATTCCATCGCCAACACTTCCGGATACATTACCACCAGTGTGGCCACGGCTCCGGCACGCAACGAGTCCAGCGGTATTTACATCCAGGACAACATCAAGTTCGGAAAACTGGCCCTGTTGCTTGGGCTCCGGAAAGAGTTCTACTCCGATAAATTCAATTTCAACAAACCACAGGAGGAAAACATCAAACAGGAATCGCTGATCCCGAGGCTTGGGCTGGTGTACAACCTTACAAAGCAGATCAACCTGTATGGCCTGTTCGTTCAGGGGTTCATGCCGCAAAACACCGCTACCATGGCCAACCCCAATGCCGGCGGTCCTTTCGATCCACTCGTGAGCCGGATGTATGAAGCGGGTGCCAAAGGCGATTTCCTGCATGGGCGTCTGAGCGCCACGCTGGCCCTGTACCACCTGGAACAGAACAATGTGCTTGTGAGCGCCAACAGCGCTTCCAACCCGGATCTGCTGGAGCAACGCGGGCAGGAACGTGGCAGAGGTGTGGAAGTGGATGTGAATGGCCGCATCACCGATAACCTGTTCCTCAGCGCCAACTATACGTACAGTAAAACTATTATTTCGAAGGCGGCAGATAAAACACTGGAAGGCCGTTTGAAGGAGAATGCCCCCCTGCAACAGGGCGGCGCCTGGTTGAAATACAACATCAACAGCGGAGAACTGAAAGGCATTGGCATAGCTGCGGGTGGCAACTTCGTGACCAAACGCCGCACCTTCTCCGATATCCTGGAACTTCCGGCTTATGCCGTTATGGATGCGGCCGTGTATTACAAATTCGATAAAGTGCAGCTTTCTGTGAACCTGAACAATGTGCTGAACAAAACGTACTGGTCGGGCGGTTACGATTACAACCGTCTGTTCCCCGGCGCTCCAAGGAATTTCCTCGCCACCATTTACTATACCTTATAG